A window of the Synechococcus sp. JA-3-3Ab genome harbors these coding sequences:
- a CDS encoding tetratricopeptide repeat protein, protein MALATASTDLGALLLGVGLLLLVGGWAWRLRRQQRAAPPDSTTVLPATAIDLSALTAEQAAQLQPFEQAVGDRPRDPIAWYNRATTLDQMGQAQAALASYDRALQLKPDFPEAWNNRGSLLDDLGRHQEALASYERALQLRPDFFEARFNQANTLRQLGRYQEALRAYEQVLTFRPDSGEAWHLHGLTLASLERWQEAVNSYDKALAINSSDPRVWQSRGLALVHLERYAEALASYERALQLGLESASLWAGHALAHHRLGNWMEALNSYDRALQQDPRRSQIWVQRGLVLMDLNLYGLAIQSFDRALQMDPDDAEAHYAKACCCAWEGQVPQALQALEQALRLQPERYRPLLASEPYFDLIRGEPSFTAFLTALSGLGTDTNSTSLTRTAPSSAS, encoded by the coding sequence ATGGCGTTGGCAACTGCCTCGACCGACTTGGGCGCGCTGCTGCTGGGAGTGGGCCTGTTGCTCCTGGTGGGAGGCTGGGCCTGGCGGCTGCGGCGACAGCAGCGAGCTGCTCCCCCAGACTCGACAACTGTTTTGCCGGCAACGGCGATTGACCTCTCTGCCCTTACGGCGGAACAGGCGGCCCAACTGCAGCCCTTCGAGCAGGCGGTGGGAGATCGGCCGCGGGATCCCATTGCCTGGTACAACCGCGCCACCACCCTCGACCAAATGGGGCAGGCCCAAGCCGCCCTGGCCAGCTACGACCGGGCCCTGCAGCTGAAGCCGGATTTTCCCGAAGCCTGGAACAACCGCGGCTCTCTGCTGGACGATCTCGGCCGTCACCAGGAGGCGCTGGCCAGCTACGAGCGGGCTTTGCAACTGAGGCCGGATTTTTTCGAGGCCCGCTTTAACCAGGCCAACACGCTGCGGCAACTGGGCCGCTACCAAGAAGCGCTACGCGCCTACGAGCAGGTTCTCACCTTCCGCCCCGACAGCGGGGAAGCCTGGCATCTGCACGGGCTGACCTTGGCCTCCTTAGAGCGGTGGCAGGAGGCGGTGAACAGCTACGACAAGGCCCTGGCCATCAATTCCAGCGATCCCCGGGTTTGGCAAAGTCGCGGGCTGGCCCTGGTGCACCTGGAGCGCTACGCCGAGGCTCTGGCCAGCTATGAACGGGCTCTGCAACTGGGATTGGAGTCGGCCTCTCTCTGGGCCGGCCACGCCCTCGCCCACCACCGCCTGGGCAACTGGATGGAAGCTCTCAACAGCTACGACCGCGCCCTGCAGCAGGATCCCCGGCGTTCTCAGATCTGGGTGCAGCGCGGCCTGGTGCTGATGGACTTGAACCTCTACGGGCTGGCCATCCAGAGTTTTGACCGAGCCCTGCAGATGGATCCCGACGATGCCGAGGCCCACTACGCCAAAGCCTGCTGCTGCGCCTGGGAAGGCCAGGTGCCCCAGGCCCTGCAAGCCTTGGAGCAAGCCCTGCGCCTGCAGCCGGAACGCTACCGCCCCTTGCTCGCCTCTGAGCCCTATTTCGACCTCATTCGCGGTGAGCCGAGCTTTACGGCCTTCCTGACAGCCCTCTCCGGCCTTGGAACCGACACGAACTCTACCTCCCTGACGCGAACGGCTCCATCCTCTGCTTCCTAG
- a CDS encoding IS607-like element ISSoc2 family transposase, which translates to MARYVKPREAADYFGVCLHTLRRWEQKGWIHAVRTPSGRARRYDLDSYIGLRPADANRAPKKDKRVVLYARVSSRGQKPDLERQIARLVDLYPGVEVVGEVGGGLNFKRPKFLALLERVRAGDVGTIVVAHRDRLCRFGFEFVEWYCRQYGCEILVLDDDHLSPQQELVEDILTILHCFSSRLYGLRKYRAAIEKDTDLSGASAG; encoded by the coding sequence ATGGCTAGGTATGTAAAACCGAGAGAAGCGGCGGATTATTTTGGGGTGTGTCTCCACACCTTGAGGCGATGGGAACAGAAAGGCTGGATCCATGCAGTACGTACACCATCCGGTAGGGCGAGAAGGTATGACCTCGACAGCTACATTGGCCTCCGGCCCGCTGACGCGAACAGAGCACCCAAGAAGGACAAACGAGTCGTTTTGTACGCCCGAGTTAGCAGTCGAGGGCAGAAACCAGACTTGGAGAGACAGATTGCAAGACTGGTTGACCTCTATCCTGGAGTCGAAGTGGTCGGAGAGGTTGGCGGCGGTCTCAACTTCAAAAGACCAAAGTTCCTTGCCTTATTGGAACGAGTTCGTGCGGGAGATGTCGGAACAATTGTGGTCGCTCACCGGGATCGACTCTGCCGGTTTGGATTTGAGTTCGTTGAGTGGTACTGCCGTCAATACGGGTGCGAAATCTTGGTTCTCGATGACGATCACCTTTCTCCCCAACAGGAACTGGTTGAGGATATCCTCACCATCCTGCACTGCTTCAGCAGTCGGCTCTACGGACTCAGAAAATACCGGGCTGCAATCGAGAAAGATACGGATTTATCCGGAGCCAGCGCTGGCTAA
- a CDS encoding RNA-guided endonuclease InsQ/TnpB family protein: protein MRISSPSCTASAVGSTDSENTGLQSRKIRIYPEPALAKVWKRWQAACRYCYNQAIAYQRQHGAPKTARKLRDIILRSDLPGWVKDAPCHIKQNAVVEAWLAFRRSKDARFRSVRDRSHTLQFNAGNFRNGTWYPKLTRGLAFRASEEMPREWVRGTELMRVKDRWYAIFPEPVNEQCSLAKGVIALDPGVRSFLTGFDGAGFVDIAKGDFGRIVRLCYHLDDLQSRLSKAPRPKRRRMRQAAFRLRERIRNLVDECHRKVAAFLTDNYRLIFLPTFESAKMVAKAGRKFGSKTARAMLTWAHYRFKQLLKFQAKKKNVVVVEVSEAYTSKTCTKCGHIHTKLGGAKVFRCPKCNHRLPRDWQGALGVMLRALRDTAILFSSGQDAIAAPLSDNA from the coding sequence TTGAGGATATCCTCACCATCCTGCACTGCTTCAGCAGTCGGCTCTACGGACTCAGAAAATACCGGGCTGCAATCGAGAAAGATACGGATTTATCCGGAGCCAGCGCTGGCTAAAGTTTGGAAGCGGTGGCAAGCGGCGTGCCGGTACTGCTACAACCAAGCGATTGCCTATCAGCGTCAGCATGGTGCCCCAAAAACGGCCAGAAAGCTGCGGGATATCATCCTGCGCTCCGACCTGCCTGGGTGGGTAAAGGACGCCCCCTGCCACATCAAGCAGAACGCGGTCGTCGAGGCGTGGTTGGCGTTTCGCCGAAGCAAAGACGCGAGGTTTCGCAGTGTGCGGGACAGGTCGCATACGCTGCAATTCAACGCCGGCAACTTTCGCAATGGGACGTGGTATCCGAAACTCACCCGAGGTTTGGCGTTCCGTGCATCCGAGGAGATGCCCAGAGAGTGGGTACGTGGAACTGAGCTAATGCGGGTGAAAGACAGATGGTATGCCATCTTTCCTGAGCCCGTGAACGAGCAGTGTTCGTTAGCAAAGGGGGTGATCGCACTTGATCCTGGAGTAAGAAGCTTCCTTACAGGGTTTGATGGGGCGGGCTTTGTAGATATCGCCAAGGGAGACTTTGGCAGGATCGTTCGGCTGTGCTACCACCTAGACGATCTGCAATCTAGGCTGAGTAAAGCACCGCGACCCAAGCGTAGGCGAATGCGGCAAGCGGCGTTTCGTCTGCGGGAGAGAATCAGGAACTTGGTGGACGAGTGCCATCGCAAGGTAGCGGCGTTCCTAACGGATAACTACCGATTGATATTCCTCCCCACTTTCGAGTCAGCCAAGATGGTTGCCAAGGCAGGGAGGAAGTTTGGTAGCAAGACAGCAAGGGCGATGCTCACCTGGGCGCACTATCGGTTCAAGCAGCTCCTGAAGTTTCAAGCCAAGAAGAAAAACGTGGTTGTCGTGGAAGTATCGGAAGCGTACACCAGCAAAACCTGTACCAAGTGCGGGCACATTCACACTAAGTTGGGTGGCGCAAAGGTGTTTAGATGCCCAAAGTGCAACCATAGGCTACCACGAGATTGGCAAGGCGCTCTGGGTGTTATGCTCAGGGCTTTGCGGGATACCGCCATCCTGTTCAGCAGTGGGCAGGATGCTATCGCTGCACCGTTGAGCGATAATGCTTAG
- a CDS encoding RNA polymerase sigma factor SigF translates to MASKYEDVKAQTAALLRLYHQTRDPALRNRLVEINLGLVRKEAHHWRNQCDEGYDDLVQVGCIGLIQAIERFDISRGLAFSSFAMPYIRGEIQHYLRDKSPTIRIPRRWATLQRQAKKVIARLRQELGRSPSEAEVREALQLTEQEWRELELAQQNSLLLSLDAPVQVEEDSVALGDTIPDQRYRSFQLAEEDRIRLQNALAKLEERTRQILEFVFFYDLTQKETAERLGISAVTVSRQVKKGLERLAKLLSQDIF, encoded by the coding sequence ATGGCATCCAAATATGAAGATGTTAAAGCTCAAACTGCTGCACTGTTGCGACTCTACCACCAGACTCGGGATCCAGCCCTGCGCAACCGGCTGGTGGAAATAAACCTGGGCTTGGTGCGCAAAGAAGCCCACCACTGGCGTAACCAATGCGACGAAGGATACGACGACTTGGTGCAAGTGGGTTGCATAGGGCTCATCCAAGCCATCGAGCGCTTCGATATCAGCCGCGGCCTGGCTTTTAGCTCCTTTGCCATGCCCTACATTCGCGGAGAAATTCAACACTACCTGCGAGACAAAAGCCCAACAATACGGATCCCACGCCGCTGGGCGACGCTGCAGCGACAAGCCAAGAAGGTGATCGCGCGCCTGAGACAAGAATTGGGCCGTTCTCCTTCTGAGGCGGAGGTGAGGGAAGCCCTACAACTGACGGAGCAGGAATGGCGAGAGCTGGAGCTGGCCCAACAAAACAGCCTTTTGCTCAGCCTAGATGCTCCCGTACAAGTTGAAGAAGACAGCGTTGCTTTGGGGGATACCATTCCCGATCAGCGCTACCGCAGTTTTCAACTGGCCGAAGAAGATCGCATCCGCCTGCAAAATGCCTTGGCCAAGCTGGAGGAGCGCACCCGACAGATTTTGGAATTTGTTTTCTTCTACGACCTCACCCAAAAAGAAACAGCAGAGCGGCTGGGGATCAGTGCCGTTACCGTTTCCCGACAGGTTAAAAAGGGCCTGGAGCGCTTGGCTAAGCTGCTGAGTCAGGACATTTTTTAG
- a CDS encoding transposase, producing the protein MYGFKRAVEVFAQGLGEALTYLDFPSGHQRHIKSTNVLERLIREVKRRSFPGEGSLVNLATVVMLRATEDWAFRRYLDMDPLWAAEEKPTKIAT; encoded by the coding sequence GTGTACGGGTTTAAGCGGGCGGTGGAGGTGTTTGCCCAGGGTCTGGGGGAGGCCCTGACCTACCTGGACTTTCCCAGCGGCCACCAGAGGCACATCAAGAGCACGAATGTGCTGGAGCGGCTTATCCGTGAGGTGAAGCGGCGGAGTTTCCCCGGCGAGGGGAGCCTGGTGAATCTGGCCACGGTGGTGATGCTGAGGGCCACGGAGGACTGGGCTTTCCGGCGTTACCTGGACATGGACCCGCTTTGGGCCGCGGAAGAGAAACCCACAAAAATCGCGACTTGA
- a CDS encoding urease subunit gamma: MRLTEREIDKLLIFLAAEVARRRLARGLKLNHPEAVALITAEVLEGIREGKSVAELMDLGAQVLKREDVMDGVADMIEEVQVEGTFPDGTKLVTIHKPIR, from the coding sequence ATGCGGTTGACCGAACGCGAGATCGATAAGCTCCTGATTTTCCTGGCGGCCGAAGTCGCCCGACGCCGCCTTGCTCGGGGACTCAAGTTGAACCACCCCGAGGCGGTGGCCTTGATCACGGCGGAGGTACTGGAGGGTATTCGCGAGGGTAAAAGCGTGGCTGAGCTAATGGACCTGGGAGCCCAGGTATTGAAACGGGAGGACGTAATGGACGGAGTGGCGGACATGATAGAAGAGGTTCAAGTAGAAGGCACCTTTCCCGACGGGACCAAGTTGGTAACGATCCACAAGCCTATTCGCTAG
- a CDS encoding urease subunit beta, whose amino-acid sequence MIPGEIFTESGEVELNPGRRTVRLEVANTGDRPVQVGSHAHFFEVNRALRFDREKAYGFRLNIPAGTAVRFEPGETKVVELVEIAGLRRVYGMNALVMGSLEEKRAEALRAARERGFL is encoded by the coding sequence GTGATTCCCGGAGAAATCTTCACCGAGTCAGGGGAAGTGGAACTCAACCCCGGCCGCCGCACGGTCCGCCTCGAGGTGGCCAATACTGGGGACCGTCCTGTTCAGGTGGGCTCCCACGCCCATTTCTTTGAGGTCAACCGCGCCCTTCGCTTTGATCGAGAAAAGGCCTATGGGTTCCGCCTCAACATCCCCGCTGGAACGGCTGTGCGATTCGAGCCTGGGGAGACCAAGGTGGTGGAACTCGTAGAGATAGCGGGTCTTAGGAGGGTTTACGGTATGAATGCCTTGGTCATGGGCTCCTTGGAAGAGAAGCGGGCGGAGGCGCTCCGTGCAGCTCGGGAAAGGGGGTTCCTATGA
- a CDS encoding urease subunit alpha, whose protein sequence is MRLSREARARLYGPTVGDRIRLADTNLILEVEEDWTLPPGEEAVFGGGKTVRDGMAQSQRSRSEGAPDLVITNAVVLDWWGVVKADVGVRDGRIVALGKAGNPDIMDGVTPGLEIGPGTEVISGQGRILTPGGIDVHIHFIAPQQAWEALFSGITTMTGGGTGPSEGTKATTCTPGPWYIHRMLEALEGLPLNFGLLGKGNASSPQALEEQILAGAIGLKIHEDWGATPAVIDTALTVAEAYDVQVAIHTDTLNESGFVEDTLAAFKGRTIHTFHSEGAGGGHAPDILRVVGYPNVLPSSTNPTMPYTVNTLDEHLDMLMVCHHLSPNIPEDVAFAESRIRPETMAAEDVLHDLGAISMMTSDSQAMGRVGEVILRTWQTAHKMKEERGPLPQDSTRNDNFRIRRYLAKYTINPAIAHGIAEYVGSIEPGKYADLVLWHPAFFGVKPDLVLKAGFIVATPMGDPNASIPTPEPVRYRPMFAAFGKALTRVSFTFVSQAALERGGLPAGLNRTLLPVRKTRGLTKKDMRLNDALPQVEVDPETYRVLVDGEEITSEPAKILPLAQRYFLF, encoded by the coding sequence ATGAGGCTTTCCCGGGAAGCCCGTGCTCGCCTTTATGGACCCACAGTAGGGGATCGGATCCGCCTGGCCGATACCAATCTGATCCTGGAGGTGGAAGAGGATTGGACCCTGCCCCCAGGAGAGGAGGCGGTCTTCGGCGGAGGAAAGACTGTCCGGGACGGCATGGCCCAGTCTCAGAGGAGCCGGTCGGAGGGAGCCCCCGATCTGGTGATTACCAATGCGGTGGTCCTGGACTGGTGGGGTGTTGTCAAGGCAGATGTGGGTGTCCGGGATGGGCGCATTGTGGCCTTGGGTAAGGCGGGCAATCCGGACATCATGGACGGCGTTACGCCGGGCTTGGAAATCGGTCCAGGAACAGAGGTCATCTCTGGCCAAGGTCGGATCCTCACCCCCGGAGGTATTGATGTCCATATCCACTTCATCGCTCCCCAGCAAGCTTGGGAGGCCCTCTTTAGTGGCATAACCACCATGACCGGGGGAGGTACCGGACCGTCCGAAGGAACCAAGGCCACCACCTGTACCCCGGGCCCTTGGTATATCCACCGGATGTTGGAGGCCCTCGAGGGGCTACCCCTTAACTTCGGTTTGCTGGGGAAAGGGAACGCCTCCTCGCCCCAGGCGCTGGAGGAACAGATCCTGGCCGGTGCTATCGGGCTCAAGATTCACGAGGATTGGGGGGCTACCCCCGCCGTTATCGACACCGCTCTGACCGTGGCCGAGGCCTACGATGTCCAGGTGGCCATTCACACGGATACTTTGAACGAGAGCGGTTTTGTAGAGGATACGCTGGCGGCCTTCAAGGGGCGAACCATCCACACCTTTCACTCGGAGGGGGCCGGGGGAGGCCATGCCCCGGACATTCTCAGGGTAGTGGGGTACCCCAACGTGCTCCCCTCTAGCACCAATCCCACCATGCCTTACACGGTGAACACCCTTGACGAGCACCTGGACATGCTAATGGTGTGCCACCATCTAAGCCCCAATATCCCCGAAGACGTGGCCTTTGCGGAGTCCCGCATCCGACCCGAGACGATGGCAGCGGAGGATGTTCTCCATGATCTCGGAGCCATTAGCATGATGACCAGCGATTCCCAGGCCATGGGACGCGTGGGGGAGGTGATCCTAAGGACATGGCAGACAGCCCATAAAATGAAAGAGGAGCGGGGTCCACTACCGCAAGACAGCACGAGGAACGACAACTTCCGCATCCGGCGATACCTGGCTAAATACACCATCAACCCGGCCATCGCCCACGGGATCGCTGAGTATGTGGGGTCCATAGAGCCCGGAAAGTACGCGGACTTGGTCCTGTGGCATCCGGCTTTCTTCGGCGTCAAGCCCGATCTAGTTCTCAAAGCTGGCTTTATCGTTGCTACGCCTATGGGAGATCCCAACGCCTCCATTCCCACCCCTGAGCCCGTCCGTTATCGCCCCATGTTTGCTGCTTTTGGCAAAGCGCTGACGCGAGTCTCGTTTACCTTTGTCTCCCAAGCCGCCCTGGAGAGGGGGGGGCTTCCGGCCGGGCTAAACCGTACTCTGCTTCCGGTACGGAAAACCCGGGGGCTCACTAAGAAGGATATGCGACTTAACGATGCCTTGCCCCAGGTAGAGGTGGACCCGGAGACCTATAGGGTTTTGGTGGATGGGGAGGAAATAACCAGCGAGCCTGCCAAGATCCTGCCTTTGGCCCAGAGGTACTTCCTTTTCTAG
- the ureE gene encoding urease accessory protein UreE, translated as MIKTYVVTHLRKMEEGIPEGLQVVDLPMTSEERTQVRRRLETPSGLVLNLALPTGTVLQPGQILCVVEGVAYRVVAAPEEVLVIYPRSLKEAAQVGHLIGNLHRPIDLSGEVIAILYDAALEERLRNLGLVVVREMRSFAKTPLPGHSH; from the coding sequence ATGATCAAGACCTACGTGGTGACCCATCTTAGAAAGATGGAGGAGGGCATCCCTGAGGGGTTACAAGTGGTAGACTTACCCATGACCTCGGAGGAGCGTACCCAGGTGCGCCGGCGCTTGGAAACGCCAAGCGGCCTTGTCCTGAACCTGGCCCTGCCTACAGGAACTGTGCTTCAGCCAGGGCAGATTCTCTGTGTGGTAGAGGGTGTGGCCTACCGGGTAGTAGCAGCTCCGGAGGAGGTTCTCGTCATTTATCCCAGAAGTCTCAAGGAAGCGGCTCAAGTGGGCCACCTCATCGGCAATCTTCACCGCCCCATAGACCTTTCAGGGGAGGTGATTGCGATCCTCTACGATGCCGCTTTGGAAGAGCGGTTACGGAACCTTGGTTTGGTAGTGGTTAGGGAAATGCGCTCTTTCGCCAAGACCCCTCTGCCTGGGCATAGCCACTAG
- a CDS encoding urease accessory protein UreF: MKEVTLLRLFQLADTAFPVGSFVHSYGLESYAAVGLDPGRIPDLILADLRLGQLRLDLAALVLAFEKSPDLEALQRLNALLTAWKPVRGAREASLQVGRRVLALLGRLYPNLPWPPLREGHQAVAWGIAGKMLGLEREPLALAFLHTSVQALLLAGTRVFALGAERAQHMLCSLHSSMAKTVQEVLRNPDEALFAATPAWDLRAHQQDFLWTRLFQS; encoded by the coding sequence ATGAAGGAAGTAACCCTCCTCAGGCTTTTCCAACTCGCTGATACGGCCTTCCCGGTAGGAAGCTTTGTGCACTCCTACGGCTTGGAATCCTACGCGGCCGTTGGATTGGATCCTGGAAGGATACCCGATCTGATCCTCGCTGACCTTCGGCTTGGGCAGCTTCGTTTGGATCTAGCCGCCTTGGTGCTGGCCTTTGAGAAGAGTCCCGACCTCGAGGCCCTGCAACGGCTTAACGCCCTGCTTACCGCATGGAAGCCGGTACGGGGGGCCAGAGAGGCCAGCCTGCAGGTAGGAAGACGCGTTCTGGCGCTTCTAGGCCGTCTATATCCCAACCTGCCTTGGCCACCCTTACGGGAAGGGCATCAAGCAGTAGCCTGGGGTATTGCGGGAAAAATGCTGGGGCTTGAGCGGGAACCTCTGGCCCTGGCCTTCCTGCACACTTCCGTACAAGCTTTGCTTTTGGCCGGAACCCGGGTGTTCGCGTTGGGAGCTGAGCGTGCCCAACACATGCTTTGCTCCCTTCACTCTTCCATGGCCAAAACGGTGCAAGAGGTACTCCGCAACCCTGATGAGGCGTTGTTTGCCGCTACGCCTGCCTGGGACCTGAGAGCGCATCAACAGGACTTCCTATGGACCAGGCTGTTTCAGAGCTAA
- the ureG gene encoding urease accessory protein UreG, with product MDQAVSELRRGIVKPVKIGVAGPVGSGKTALIDRLAKAMRDRYNLAVITNDVYTYEDAEFLVRSGALPPERIAGVRTGGCPHTAIREDPAANQEAVEAMLARFLDLDILFLESGGDNLAASFSPELVDVWIYVIDVAAGDKIPRKGGPGIEKSHLLVINKIDLAPLVGADLGVMERDTRLKRGSRPWVFTNLKTGEGLDSVVEWIRREVLFEGD from the coding sequence ATGGACCAGGCTGTTTCAGAGCTAAGGAGGGGGATTGTGAAACCGGTAAAAATCGGTGTGGCCGGGCCTGTCGGCTCAGGGAAAACCGCCCTTATAGATCGGCTGGCCAAAGCCATGCGGGATCGCTACAACCTTGCGGTGATCACCAACGACGTCTACACCTATGAGGACGCCGAATTCCTTGTGCGCTCGGGGGCTCTTCCCCCCGAGCGGATCGCAGGGGTGAGGACGGGAGGATGCCCTCATACGGCCATTCGCGAAGACCCTGCAGCCAACCAGGAGGCGGTGGAAGCCATGCTGGCCCGCTTCCTCGATCTGGACATCCTTTTTTTGGAATCAGGGGGGGATAATCTCGCTGCTTCCTTTAGCCCAGAACTGGTGGACGTGTGGATCTATGTGATCGATGTGGCTGCGGGAGACAAGATTCCCCGCAAGGGGGGCCCGGGCATTGAAAAAAGCCATCTCCTGGTGATCAACAAGATCGATCTTGCCCCTTTGGTTGGGGCCGACCTTGGGGTCATGGAGCGGGATACGCGGCTCAAACGGGGTTCACGTCCTTGGGTGTTTACCAACCTCAAGACGGGGGAAGGGCTGGATAGCGTGGTGGAGTGGATCCGACGGGAGGTCCTCTTTGAGGGAGACTGA
- a CDS encoding urease accessory protein UreD yields MEFIAIGGRTHLRRAYSRGALKVLRPFPYGEGLVLQLLTLGPGLMGGDQVEIRVHVAPGAKVILLNQSATKVLPARGYRPVVQRLLFRVEGFLEYYPGLTIPHPASALDQRMEVSLGTEASFSWMEMYALGRLARGEVGKFKWIRARTAIFGQVPFYMDALELLPEELGPNHPGVLEGHPYLVCGFWNWESHPFFEETENGLLGVGLTAFRHSFLRGIGNKEVTQRALKIWSQERALRGLPAVDVMRYSSAL; encoded by the coding sequence TTGGAGTTCATCGCTATCGGCGGCCGGACCCACCTGCGTAGGGCTTACAGCCGCGGTGCCCTCAAAGTGCTAAGGCCCTTTCCCTATGGGGAAGGCCTGGTGTTGCAGCTTTTGACCCTTGGCCCTGGCCTTATGGGAGGGGACCAGGTGGAGATCCGGGTTCATGTTGCTCCGGGGGCCAAGGTAATCCTCCTCAACCAATCGGCGACCAAGGTTCTCCCTGCCCGGGGGTATCGACCGGTGGTTCAGAGGCTCCTTTTTCGGGTGGAAGGCTTTTTGGAGTACTACCCCGGCCTCACCATTCCCCACCCCGCCTCGGCCTTGGACCAAAGGATGGAGGTGAGTTTGGGAACGGAAGCGTCTTTTAGCTGGATGGAAATGTATGCCCTAGGGAGATTAGCTAGAGGAGAAGTGGGAAAGTTTAAGTGGATTCGCGCCCGAACGGCGATTTTCGGCCAGGTTCCCTTTTATATGGACGCTTTGGAGCTCCTTCCTGAGGAGCTGGGTCCAAACCACCCAGGGGTTCTAGAGGGTCACCCCTACCTTGTGTGCGGTTTCTGGAACTGGGAAAGTCACCCCTTCTTTGAGGAAACGGAAAACGGGCTTCTAGGAGTGGGGCTTACCGCGTTCAGGCACTCTTTTCTTAGGGGGATTGGGAACAAGGAGGTGACCCAGAGGGCCCTAAAGATTTGGAGTCAGGAAAGAGCCTTAAGGGGGCTTCCAGCCGTAGACGTAATGCGCTATAGCAGCGCCCTTTAA
- a CDS encoding transposase, with protein MCRSRSGSLQEVFVARRRGTAESLARGFVERYRDRFKRAVEVFAQGLGEALTYLDFPGVHQRHIKSTNVLERLIREVKRRSFPGEGSLVNLATVVMLRATEDWAFRRYLDMDPLWAAEEKPTKIAT; from the coding sequence ATGTGCCGCAGTCGGAGCGGCTCCCTCCAGGAGGTGTTTGTGGCGCGGCGGCGGGGCACGGCGGAATCTCTGGCCCGGGGGTTCGTTGAGCGCTACCGGGACCGGTTTAAGCGGGCGGTGGAGGTGTTTGCCCAGGGTCTGGGGGAGGCCCTGACCTACCTGGACTTTCCCGGGGTTCACCAGCGGCACATCAAGAGCACCAATGTGCTGGAGCGGCTTATCCGTGAGGTGAAGCGGCGGAGTTTCCCCGGCGAGGGGAGCCTGGTGAATCTGGCCACGGTGGTGATGCTGAGGGCCACGGAGGACTGGGCTTTCCGGCGTTACCTGGACATGGACCCGCTTTGGGCCGCGGAAGAGAAACCCACAAAAATCGCGACTTGA
- a CDS encoding transposase has product MRLVISDDHPSIRQAVMAELPGASWQRCVVHFMRNVLAHVPQSERLPPGGVCGAAAGHGGISGPGVR; this is encoded by the coding sequence GTGAGGCTGGTCATTTCCGACGACCACCCTTCCATCCGCCAAGCGGTGATGGCGGAGCTTCCTGGGGCCAGCTGGCAGCGGTGCGTGGTGCACTTTATGCGGAACGTTTTAGCTCATGTGCCGCAGTCGGAGCGGCTCCCTCCAGGAGGTGTTTGTGGCGCGGCGGCGGGGCACGGCGGAATCTCTGGCCCGGGGGTTCGTTGA
- a CDS encoding transposase, giving the protein MLEMYLQGVSTRKVAAITEGVSRVRIGKDAVSRVAQRLEEEAWRNLLKGLVERGFMG; this is encoded by the coding sequence GTGCTGGAGATGTACCTGCAAGGGGTCTCCACCCGCAAGGTAGCGGCCATCACGGAGGGCGTGTCCCGGGTGCGCATCGGTAAGGACGCGGTCTCCAGGGTAGCCCAGCGCCTGGAGGAGGAGGCCTGGAGGAACCTGCTGAAGGGCCTGGTGGAGCGGGGCTTCATGGGGTGA
- a CDS encoding transposase — protein sequence MDREELKRLTKEEISRRIREGVKAVIVLRTAYANEQVLEEEMTEHLAAGYRERTPSRRGERNGYYTRDLITPAGRIAQLRVPRDREGTFLTEVFERYKRMTGEVAVHLG from the coding sequence ATGGACCGAGAGGAGCTCAAGAGGTTGACCAAGGAGGAGATCAGCCGGCGCATCCGGGAAGGGGTCAAGGCCGTCATAGTGCTCCGCACCGCTTACGCGAACGAGCAGGTGTTGGAAGAAGAAATGACCGAGCACCTGGCTGCGGGTTACCGTGAGCGCACCCCAAGCCGCCGCGGGGAGCGGAACGGCTACTACACCCGGGACCTCATCACGCCGGCGGGCAGGATCGCCCAGCTCCGGGTACCCCGGGACCGGGAGGGGACTTTCCTGACCGAGGTCTTTGAGCGGTACAAGCGGATGACCGGGGAGGTAGCGGTTCATTTGGGGTAG